The following proteins are encoded in a genomic region of Flammeovirga pectinis:
- a CDS encoding ABC transporter ATP-binding protein, whose translation MIEVKNIRKSFQGKIVLNDISATFEKGRTNMIIGASGTGKSVLLKTIVGLFTPDSGAVLYDGREFHSSTRQLQKQIRREIGMLFQGSALFDSMTVAENVRFPLNIHSDLSESEKDDKVNFYLERVGLENAATKMPSEISGGMQKRVGIARAIVMNSQYLFCDEPNSGLDPQTAWMIDQLIHEITLEYNLTTVIVSHDMNSVMEIGEYIMFMYEGNKVWEGNKDTILDAEPKALQDFLFSNKLVRTFKGMK comes from the coding sequence ATGATTGAGGTAAAAAATATCCGTAAGTCCTTTCAAGGCAAAATAGTACTTAATGATATAAGTGCGACTTTTGAAAAAGGAAGAACAAATATGATAATTGGGGCTAGTGGTACAGGTAAAAGTGTATTATTAAAAACCATTGTAGGTCTATTTACTCCTGATAGCGGTGCAGTTTTATATGATGGTAGAGAGTTTCATTCTTCTACTCGTCAATTACAAAAGCAGATAAGAAGAGAAATTGGTATGCTTTTTCAAGGGAGTGCTCTCTTTGATTCTATGACAGTGGCAGAAAATGTAAGGTTTCCTCTAAACATACATTCCGACTTGTCTGAAAGTGAAAAAGATGATAAAGTCAATTTTTACCTTGAACGTGTGGGCCTCGAAAATGCCGCAACCAAAATGCCTTCTGAAATTAGTGGAGGTATGCAAAAGCGTGTTGGTATTGCACGAGCTATAGTAATGAACTCTCAATATTTATTTTGTGATGAACCCAATTCTGGTCTAGATCCACAAACTGCTTGGATGATAGATCAATTGATTCACGAAATTACTTTAGAGTACAATCTAACAACCGTTATCGTTTCTCATGATATGAACTCTGTAATGGAAATTGGAGAGTATATTATGTTTATGTACGAAGGAAATAAAGTATGGGAAGGAAATAAAGATACTATCCTAGATGCTGAACCAAAAGCATTGCAAGATTTCTTGTTTTCAAATAAGCTTGTAAGAACTTTTAAAGGAATGAAATAA
- a CDS encoding MlaE family ABC transporter permease — MKRLGEYLLFLHKMFSNRESFSTYFRLFFQECISIGINSIFLIGFVSLFVGAVIALQMAYNIVSPLLPRYIIGLATREMMILEMAPTLSAIVFAGKVGSQISGGIGTMRITEQIDALEVMGINSASYLVLPKILAGMIMLPFLCIMAGSLGIWGGWLATIFGNLSPTEDYIYGIQNTFIPFEIWFAIIKSFVFGFIVTSISAFKGYNVKGGALEVGLASTEAVTTSCIAILAADFILADTLLS, encoded by the coding sequence GTGAAACGTCTTGGAGAATATTTACTCTTTTTACACAAGATGTTCTCAAATAGAGAATCTTTTAGTACATATTTTCGATTATTTTTTCAAGAGTGTATAAGTATAGGTATCAATTCCATTTTTTTAATTGGATTTGTATCTCTTTTTGTAGGAGCTGTAATTGCACTACAAATGGCTTATAACATTGTTAGTCCATTACTCCCAAGGTATATCATTGGATTGGCGACTAGAGAAATGATGATTCTTGAAATGGCACCAACACTTTCTGCTATTGTTTTTGCAGGAAAAGTAGGGTCTCAAATTTCAGGAGGGATAGGAACTATGCGTATTACCGAGCAGATTGATGCTTTAGAGGTTATGGGTATTAATTCTGCCTCTTACTTAGTTTTACCTAAGATATTAGCAGGAATGATTATGCTACCCTTCTTATGTATAATGGCCGGCTCTTTAGGAATTTGGGGAGGATGGTTAGCTACAATTTTTGGAAACTTATCTCCTACCGAAGATTATATATATGGTATTCAGAATACGTTTATTCCCTTTGAAATATGGTTTGCCATTATTAAATCATTTGTATTTGGGTTTATAGTTACTTCAATTTCTGCTTTTAAAGGCTATAATGTAAAAGGTGGAGCACTTGAGGTTGGTTTAGCAAGTACAGAAGCTGTTACAACTTCTTGTATTGCCATTCTAGCAGCTGATTTTATTCTTGCAGATACTTTATTGAGCTAA
- a CDS encoding calcium/sodium antiporter, producing MENKLIINILELIGGLVVLIGGGELLVKGATNMALRLKIPAIIVGLTIVAFGTSAPELFISLQSALDGNADLAIGNVVGSNICNLGMVLGITAIIYPIKVSDTTLKFDWPVAMGASVILYLITFDSVISFDEGLVLFLLLITYLLILFKRTKSDIKLQATAEEEFQLDEDDKGDSTVLVWSKDLAYIITGIIALKFGAEWFIDGAKSICLVQLELDERIVGILVLAIGTSLPELVTSAVAAFKKETDLALGNLMGSNIFNILSILGITSMVTPINISDMIHNYDMIWMLGITFLTIPLMFLGKDLNRWEGALLLSIYCYYIYSIF from the coding sequence ATGGAAAATAAACTCATAATCAACATTCTTGAGCTGATTGGCGGTTTGGTTGTATTAATAGGTGGTGGTGAACTCTTAGTAAAAGGAGCAACCAACATGGCTTTACGACTTAAAATACCTGCTATTATTGTTGGCTTAACAATAGTTGCTTTTGGTACTTCTGCACCAGAACTTTTTATTAGCTTACAATCTGCTTTAGATGGAAATGCTGATTTAGCTATTGGAAATGTAGTAGGGTCTAATATCTGTAATTTAGGTATGGTATTAGGTATAACAGCCATTATTTATCCTATTAAAGTAAGTGATACAACACTAAAATTCGATTGGCCTGTAGCAATGGGAGCATCTGTAATATTATATCTTATTACTTTTGATTCCGTAATTTCGTTCGATGAAGGGCTTGTTCTCTTTTTATTATTAATAACTTATTTATTGATTTTATTTAAAAGAACAAAATCAGACATCAAATTACAAGCCACTGCCGAAGAAGAATTTCAGTTAGATGAAGATGATAAAGGAGATAGTACTGTTTTAGTTTGGTCTAAAGATTTAGCTTATATCATTACTGGTATAATTGCGTTAAAATTTGGAGCTGAATGGTTTATTGATGGTGCTAAATCTATTTGCCTCGTTCAATTGGAACTAGATGAAAGAATTGTTGGAATTTTAGTTTTAGCAATAGGAACTAGTTTACCAGAATTAGTTACTTCTGCAGTAGCTGCATTTAAGAAAGAAACAGATTTAGCATTAGGTAATTTAATGGGATCTAACATTTTTAATATCTTATCAATTTTAGGCATTACAAGTATGGTTACGCCTATTAATATTAGTGATATGATACATAATTATGATATGATTTGGATGTTAGGTATCACTTTTCTAACTATTCCATTAATGTTTTTAGGTAAAGACTTAAATAGATGGGAAGGTGCATTATTATTATCAATTTATTGCTATTACATCTATTCAATATTCTAA
- the upp gene encoding uracil phosphoribosyltransferase → MSKIFILNQEANVGSNYLNELRDPSIQTDRARFRRNLERIGELLSYEISKTLDYQDADITTPLGVAKSRVITDKLVVTTILRAGLPMYEGVLNIFDHADSGFVASYRSSTGEDEVEINMEYVASGNLDGKVVILADPMLATGKSLLLALEGLLKNGTPKHVHIMAAIASQDGVDYVKNNIPVEASIWLGAVDAELNSKSYIIPGLGDAGDLCFGEKL, encoded by the coding sequence ATGTCAAAAATATTTATTCTAAACCAAGAAGCTAATGTTGGTTCTAACTATTTAAATGAATTACGAGATCCAAGTATTCAAACTGATAGAGCTAGATTTAGAAGAAACTTAGAGCGTATTGGTGAATTATTGAGTTATGAAATTAGTAAAACACTAGATTATCAAGATGCTGATATTACAACACCACTAGGAGTTGCTAAGTCTAGAGTAATTACTGACAAATTAGTTGTAACAACAATATTACGTGCAGGTTTACCAATGTATGAAGGTGTACTCAATATTTTTGACCATGCAGACAGTGGCTTTGTTGCTTCTTACAGATCTAGTACTGGAGAAGATGAAGTAGAAATAAACATGGAATATGTAGCTTCTGGTAATTTAGATGGCAAAGTTGTTATTCTTGCAGACCCAATGTTAGCTACAGGAAAATCTTTATTATTAGCTTTAGAAGGTTTATTAAAAAATGGTACGCCTAAGCATGTACATATAATGGCAGCAATTGCTAGCCAAGATGGTGTAGACTACGTAAAAAACAATATACCTGTAGAAGCAAGTATATGGCTTGGAGCTGTTGATGCTGAACTAAATTCAAAATCTTATATTATTCCTGGTTTAGGTGATGCTGGAGATTTATGCTTTGGCGAAAAACTTTAG
- a CDS encoding TlpA family protein disulfide reductase has protein sequence MNKVTKILFLTLLCIYINNIESNGQDPMKIDFQLQSFGLENDYIITKKSLYGKVIFMVFAASWDINFSNEVQKVKELQRQFYDKNDIEFLYVVGDIKEQWLEFKDKNGLKGKSVHLPLVYPKCDSCFVSEHFDQKEIPGYYIISKQGKLLGGGSQLPSPLTDDTIHRLLTGAKAFKIK, from the coding sequence ATGAATAAAGTAACTAAAATACTCTTTCTTACTCTACTTTGTATTTACATAAACAACATTGAAAGTAATGGTCAAGACCCAATGAAAATTGATTTTCAATTACAGAGTTTTGGACTAGAAAATGACTATATAATTACAAAAAAATCACTTTATGGTAAAGTGATTTTTATGGTTTTTGCTGCATCATGGGATATTAACTTTTCGAATGAAGTTCAGAAAGTAAAAGAATTACAAAGACAATTCTATGATAAAAATGATATTGAATTTCTTTATGTAGTTGGTGATATCAAAGAACAATGGTTAGAATTTAAAGATAAGAATGGGTTAAAAGGAAAAAGCGTTCACTTACCACTCGTCTACCCTAAATGTGATAGTTGTTTCGTTTCCGAACACTTTGACCAAAAAGAAATTCCTGGATATTATATTATATCTAAACAGGGTAAATTACTTGGAGGAGGCAGTCAGTTGCCAAGCCCTCTTACAGATGATACTATTCATCGTTTATTAACAGGAGCAAAAGCTTTTAAAATTAAATAA
- a CDS encoding mechanosensitive ion channel family protein has protein sequence MLFLLFSISVQAQFTNLKFSTKSPYKTIVSHIGYLNPSSGVYNPEVAAKTLGGDDYTIEQKIGLAIKLKQIYDKHGNLDLDDISNRRNYRNEDGDYIYTIFEDIPEIYLIREDANWVYSPKSVREINTVFRRYYPAALPPKKPKPSKSKPDSIQVTQTDSSGKTVTINKPAPPKHKPIIKVSVPKFDLSNPKATITTFFAFQQDDNYHPEIAAKALESVTVSLEDRIALAMKLKQIYDGMGLWIEIEEIPDDKNFRDTLRHNKEIYVLDKQLPDFYLEKYKDKWMFSESSILLIENKHRQVFPIGTEGLESVGSILRKPLGAYARDEVLGLELWQITSITIMLISAWLIIILVSNLVLWLLSWVPNTKNERQYARGMLRSAMIVIICYYYKLISPSLELSIHELQFLITGLKVYSVFQVVRFFYNLIDLWVAFWLKKANENEDQIQRGFAPFFGMSAKLFIIIIGLVFTVSALGFDITGLLTGLSIGGVAVALAAQDTIRNLFGSIMIFMDRPFIIGDWVKADGVSGSIEQIGLRSTRIRTFENSVVSIPNSRMADFTIDNMGMRIFRRYKTTLRVSYETKPDQLDEFVDRLKELIRNHPHTRKDFYVVNLNNIGLYSYDILFYIFFEAPTWGDELHFRHEIIRSVIKTANELDVEFAIPPAGLDYMLGHETEKKKSKKKQNNKPFGFM, from the coding sequence ATGCTGTTTCTTTTATTTTCTATTTCGGTACAAGCTCAGTTTACAAATTTAAAGTTTAGTACCAAATCTCCATATAAAACCATTGTTTCTCACATTGGATATCTTAACCCATCTTCTGGTGTATATAACCCAGAAGTTGCTGCTAAAACACTTGGAGGAGATGATTATACTATTGAACAAAAAATAGGATTAGCGATTAAGCTAAAACAAATTTACGATAAACATGGTAATTTAGACCTAGATGATATCTCTAATAGAAGAAATTACAGAAATGAAGATGGCGATTATATCTATACCATCTTTGAAGATATTCCTGAAATTTATTTAATAAGAGAAGATGCTAATTGGGTGTATTCACCTAAATCTGTTCGAGAAATCAATACTGTATTTAGAAGGTATTACCCTGCCGCTTTACCTCCTAAAAAGCCAAAACCAAGTAAATCTAAACCAGATTCTATTCAAGTTACGCAAACAGACTCTTCTGGAAAAACTGTAACTATTAATAAACCTGCTCCGCCTAAACATAAACCTATTATAAAGGTATCTGTACCTAAATTTGATTTAAGTAACCCTAAAGCAACAATTACAACATTTTTTGCTTTTCAACAAGATGATAATTACCATCCAGAAATAGCAGCAAAGGCACTCGAGTCTGTTACTGTATCTTTGGAAGATAGAATTGCTTTAGCCATGAAGTTAAAGCAAATCTATGATGGAATGGGCTTATGGATTGAAATAGAGGAAATTCCTGACGATAAAAACTTTAGAGATACTCTAAGACACAATAAAGAAATATATGTTTTAGATAAACAACTCCCTGATTTTTATCTAGAAAAGTATAAAGATAAATGGATGTTCTCAGAATCTAGTATTCTATTAATTGAGAACAAACACAGACAAGTTTTCCCTATTGGTACAGAAGGATTAGAATCTGTTGGTAGTATTTTAAGAAAGCCTTTAGGCGCGTATGCTAGAGATGAAGTTTTAGGACTAGAACTATGGCAAATTACTAGTATTACAATAATGCTAATAAGTGCTTGGCTAATTATAATACTTGTTTCTAACCTAGTTCTTTGGCTACTCAGTTGGGTACCGAATACTAAGAATGAAAGGCAATATGCTAGAGGAATGTTACGCTCTGCAATGATTGTAATAATTTGTTATTACTATAAACTGATTTCTCCAAGTTTAGAATTATCAATTCATGAACTTCAGTTTTTAATTACAGGGTTAAAAGTTTATAGTGTATTCCAAGTTGTTCGCTTTTTCTATAATCTAATTGATTTGTGGGTAGCTTTCTGGCTGAAAAAGGCAAATGAAAATGAAGATCAAATTCAGAGAGGGTTTGCTCCATTTTTTGGAATGTCAGCTAAATTGTTCATCATAATTATAGGTTTAGTATTTACTGTAAGTGCCTTAGGCTTTGATATTACAGGTTTACTTACGGGTTTATCAATTGGTGGTGTAGCTGTAGCCTTAGCTGCTCAGGATACTATTCGAAATCTTTTTGGATCGATAATGATTTTCATGGATCGCCCGTTTATTATTGGAGATTGGGTAAAAGCTGATGGAGTAAGCGGATCTATAGAACAAATTGGTCTTCGTTCAACAAGAATTAGAACTTTTGAAAACTCTGTTGTTTCTATTCCAAACAGTAGAATGGCAGATTTTACTATTGATAATATGGGGATGCGTATTTTTAGAAGATACAAAACAACACTCCGTGTAAGTTATGAGACAAAACCAGATCAGTTAGATGAATTTGTTGATCGTTTAAAAGAATTAATACGTAATCACCCTCACACTCGTAAAGATTTTTATGTTGTAAACCTGAATAACATTGGGCTTTACTCGTATGATATATTATTCTACATCTTTTTTGAAGCACCAACTTGGGGAGACGAATTACACTTTAGACACGAAATTATTCGTAGCGTAATAAAAACAGCAAATGAGTTAGATGTAGAATTTGCCATTCCTCCTGCTGGTTTAGATTATATGCTAGGTCATGAAACTGAGAAGAAGAAGTCGAAGAAAAAACAAAATAATAAACCATTTGGGTTTATGTAA
- a CDS encoding glycosyltransferase — translation MSNTPLVTVICLSYNHENFIDEAIGSIAKQTYYNIEIIIIDDASKDQSVGKIKSSLQKYNLTSTFLKLTDNIGNCKAFNKGLVKANGKYIIDFALDDVLLPNRIEDDVAFFESLNDDFGAIFSDAASIDSKGNKIKSSFFTRNANGTLAVPIKSGDLYERILQTPPLFSAPTITFRGSLLKELGGYDESLAYEDYDIWIRLSRNYKFAFYDTLTTLKRDVPSSLSKHFYKVRGNVLLRSTLKICVKARKINKSQQENQALNQSIRYHMRMAFFTENFYTTLGYASVLNKDNALNLVDKCVVLGTRLHIPMARFYKFYQTKRK, via the coding sequence ATGTCAAATACGCCCTTAGTGACAGTAATTTGTTTGAGTTATAATCATGAAAACTTTATTGACGAAGCAATTGGATCTATCGCCAAACAGACTTATTACAATATAGAAATTATTATTATAGATGATGCTAGTAAAGATCAATCTGTAGGTAAAATTAAGTCCTCACTGCAAAAATACAATTTAACTTCTACTTTTCTTAAATTAACTGATAACATTGGAAACTGTAAAGCATTTAATAAGGGGTTAGTAAAAGCCAATGGAAAATATATTATAGATTTTGCATTAGATGATGTTTTATTACCGAATAGAATAGAAGACGATGTTGCTTTTTTTGAATCTTTAAATGATGATTTTGGAGCAATTTTTTCTGATGCAGCAAGTATAGATAGCAAAGGGAATAAAATAAAAAGTAGTTTCTTTACTCGTAACGCAAACGGTACATTAGCTGTTCCAATTAAATCAGGTGATTTATACGAGAGAATACTACAAACTCCACCCTTATTTTCTGCACCAACAATTACATTTAGAGGCTCACTTTTAAAAGAACTCGGTGGATATGATGAATCACTTGCTTACGAAGATTATGATATTTGGATAAGGCTATCAAGAAACTATAAATTTGCTTTTTATGATACTCTTACAACTCTAAAACGTGATGTTCCTTCTTCTTTATCAAAACATTTTTATAAAGTTAGAGGTAATGTACTTCTTAGATCAACGCTTAAAATTTGTGTGAAAGCTAGAAAAATAAATAAATCACAGCAAGAGAATCAAGCATTAAATCAATCGATAAGATACCATATGCGTATGGCTTTTTTTACTGAAAATTTCTATACCACACTAGGTTATGCTAGTGTATTGAATAAAGATAATGCTTTAAATTTAGTCGATAAATGTGTTGTACTAGGAACAAGATTACACATTCCGATGGCTAGGTTCTATAAATTTTATCAAACAAAAAGAAAGTAA
- a CDS encoding tetratricopeptide repeat protein has protein sequence MLVFTSCGPSSEDLTNQGKKKLSENKFKEAISLFDAAIKENASNMDAYNSRGYAHMALEEYSKANSDFSKAIDIYVETEEDVPNAYRFYYNRGNVKRFQNDNKGAVIDYTQAIQLDATIYDIYLNRGLANAEVEGFTASVQDFDKAIDLANGSDKRIFLHKARILMLSKQFDLAIASLDKAIALDPNYGEAYYYKALSLSGKVGKADEKVCKMLAMSESLGYAEASAALAKYCN, from the coding sequence ATGTTAGTATTTACATCTTGCGGACCATCTTCAGAAGATCTTACAAACCAAGGCAAGAAAAAATTATCAGAAAATAAATTTAAGGAGGCTATTTCATTATTTGATGCTGCAATTAAGGAAAATGCAAGTAATATGGATGCCTACAATTCTAGAGGTTATGCTCACATGGCTTTAGAAGAATATAGCAAAGCGAATAGTGATTTCTCTAAAGCGATAGATATTTATGTAGAGACAGAAGAAGACGTTCCAAATGCATACCGTTTCTATTATAATAGAGGAAATGTTAAACGTTTTCAGAACGATAATAAAGGAGCAGTAATTGACTATACTCAAGCAATTCAATTAGATGCTACTATTTATGATATTTATTTAAATAGAGGTTTAGCAAATGCTGAGGTAGAAGGTTTTACAGCTTCTGTTCAAGATTTTGATAAAGCAATAGATTTGGCAAATGGGTCAGATAAGCGTATCTTTTTACATAAAGCTAGAATATTGATGTTGTCAAAACAATTTGATTTAGCAATTGCTTCATTAGATAAGGCAATAGCATTAGATCCTAATTATGGAGAAGCATATTATTATAAAGCACTTAGTTTAAGCGGAAAAGTAGGTAAAGCAGACGAGAAAGTATGTAAAATGCTAGCAATGTCCGAGTCTTTAGGTTACGCAGAAGCTTCTGCAGCTTTAGCAAAATACTGTAACTAA
- a CDS encoding sigma-54-dependent transcriptional regulator — MNPQESFKIFALEDSPVFSKMLHYILSMDDEHEVVMFTEGKQLLLALENEKPSVITVDYSLPDMTGEEVIQKISARLPNVPVIVISGQTDVQTAVTLFKYGVYDYITKEEDIRERLLNALNKIKTRQSLEVEVASLREELSSKYEFDKSIIGNSKSMKKVFTMLHKTVNNNITVSITGETGTGKEVIAKAIHYNSTRQNRPFVAVNIAAIPTPLLESELFGHEKGAFTGAIAKRVGKFEEANGGTIFLDEIGEMDISLQAKLLRVIQEREVVRIGGSSIVKLDVRIVTATHRDLSKEMKEHRFREDLYYRLLGLPIYLPPLRERDNDVILLAKHLLKQFRKENAIDKIQISPEANYKLLDYHFPGNIRELKAIIELAAVMCDDNVITADDIQLTGSSDVESILSKEMTLKEYNFEIIRRFLKRYDDNVASVAKKLDVGKVTIYRYLKEMDQY; from the coding sequence ATGAACCCTCAAGAAAGTTTTAAAATTTTTGCATTAGAAGATAGCCCAGTTTTCTCTAAAATGCTCCACTACATTTTATCTATGGATGATGAACATGAAGTGGTGATGTTTACAGAGGGGAAACAGCTATTACTAGCATTAGAAAATGAAAAACCTTCTGTAATTACGGTCGATTATTCTTTACCAGATATGACCGGAGAAGAGGTGATTCAGAAAATATCTGCTCGACTTCCAAATGTACCTGTAATTGTAATTTCTGGACAAACAGATGTTCAAACTGCTGTAACACTGTTTAAATATGGAGTATATGATTACATAACAAAGGAAGAAGACATACGTGAACGCTTGTTGAATGCGCTTAACAAGATAAAAACGAGGCAATCTTTAGAAGTAGAAGTTGCTTCTTTAAGAGAAGAATTATCGAGTAAATACGAATTTGATAAGTCGATTATTGGAAACAGTAAGTCGATGAAAAAAGTATTTACAATGTTACATAAAACAGTAAATAACAATATTACTGTATCTATTACTGGAGAAACTGGAACAGGTAAAGAAGTAATAGCCAAAGCAATTCATTACAATTCTACCAGACAAAACAGACCTTTTGTAGCCGTTAACATTGCAGCAATACCTACACCTCTTTTAGAAAGTGAACTTTTTGGTCACGAAAAAGGAGCTTTCACAGGTGCTATTGCAAAGCGTGTTGGTAAGTTTGAAGAAGCAAACGGGGGTACTATTTTTCTTGATGAAATAGGAGAAATGGACATCAGTCTTCAAGCAAAATTACTACGTGTTATTCAAGAACGAGAGGTGGTAAGAATTGGAGGTAGTAGTATAGTTAAATTAGACGTTCGCATTGTAACAGCAACGCATAGAGATCTCTCTAAAGAAATGAAAGAACATCGTTTTAGAGAAGATTTATACTACAGATTACTTGGATTGCCCATTTATTTACCTCCTTTAAGAGAGAGAGATAACGATGTGATTTTATTGGCAAAGCATTTGTTAAAACAATTTAGAAAGGAAAATGCAATTGATAAAATTCAGATTTCACCTGAGGCTAATTATAAATTATTAGACTACCATTTTCCTGGAAATATTAGAGAACTTAAAGCAATTATAGAGCTGGCCGCAGTTATGTGCGATGATAATGTGATCACTGCTGATGATATCCAACTAACTGGATCTTCTGATGTTGAGTCAATTTTATCAAAAGAAATGACATTGAAAGAATATAATTTTGAAATAATCCGTAGATTTCTAAAAAGATATGATGATAATGTTGCTTCTGTCGCAAAAAAATTAGATGTTGGAAAGGTAACTATCTATCGTTACCTAAAAGAAATGGATCAATATTAA
- a CDS encoding Hpt domain-containing protein — MEKTRVDLSYLETFTGGDNTLITEMMERFLIDAPEQLNEITESIQAQDWKYAYKRLHNFKSSVNFLAIQSIKDLVLEMERMAKEERDVATLPEKYVLLSGECELLMEEIRTRI; from the coding sequence ATGGAGAAAACAAGAGTTGATTTATCTTACCTAGAGACTTTTACAGGAGGGGATAATACATTAATTACAGAAATGATGGAGCGTTTTTTAATCGATGCCCCAGAACAACTCAATGAAATTACAGAGAGTATTCAGGCACAAGATTGGAAATATGCTTATAAGAGGTTACATAACTTCAAATCATCTGTTAACTTTTTAGCTATTCAGTCTATCAAAGACTTAGTGTTGGAAATGGAAAGAATGGCAAAAGAAGAAAGAGACGTAGCTACATTACCAGAGAAGTATGTACTTCTATCTGGAGAATGTGAGTTACTCATGGAAGAAATACGAACGAGAATCTAA
- a CDS encoding TM2 domain-containing protein, with translation MSKLIVPKRYAEYLPYSLAIKLKELPEKAQYEFIAEFRSCKRSTLVMYLAHFFPIPFSLGYAGKWFQQFLFWISGGGFGIWWLVMLFTMPSDMVEFNRRVAVEVFKDIAEKYKINITPPQPQKTQVTRVPKSLDIPEFDPTQTTIDHLKPGFLLDLEGKTWQVISEYQFDVENESSQRQFRCIADLEEQILSFTNEGLFKKVEWKVKTNIYQVDPEIEKKIQQFGTPPNILYFKGHRFYKEITKKGHKFDMAEGDIITAEHTIVWSYLNEERDLLLHLEKNNHAKLSAYYGKAIDENYITEILPHQIS, from the coding sequence ATGTCAAAATTAATTGTACCAAAACGCTATGCTGAGTACTTACCCTACTCACTAGCTATCAAACTAAAAGAACTACCAGAGAAAGCACAGTACGAGTTTATTGCAGAATTTCGATCCTGTAAACGTTCAACACTTGTAATGTATCTTGCTCACTTTTTCCCTATTCCATTTTCGCTCGGTTATGCCGGTAAATGGTTTCAGCAGTTTCTATTTTGGATTTCTGGTGGAGGGTTTGGTATATGGTGGCTCGTAATGTTATTCACTATGCCTAGTGATATGGTTGAGTTTAACCGCAGAGTAGCGGTAGAGGTATTTAAGGATATTGCAGAGAAGTATAAAATTAATATTACTCCTCCTCAACCTCAGAAAACACAAGTTACGCGAGTACCTAAATCGTTAGATATTCCTGAGTTCGATCCGACTCAAACAACAATAGACCATTTAAAACCTGGTTTTCTGTTAGATTTAGAAGGAAAAACATGGCAAGTAATTTCTGAATATCAATTTGATGTAGAGAACGAATCTAGTCAGAGACAATTTAGATGTATTGCTGACCTTGAAGAACAAATTCTATCTTTTACAAACGAGGGTTTGTTTAAAAAAGTAGAATGGAAAGTAAAAACAAATATCTATCAGGTAGATCCTGAGATTGAAAAGAAAATCCAACAGTTTGGAACACCTCCTAATATTTTATATTTCAAAGGACATCGGTTCTATAAGGAAATCACAAAAAAGGGGCATAAGTTTGATATGGCTGAAGGAGATATCATTACTGCAGAGCATACAATAGTATGGAGTTATTTAAATGAAGAACGGGACTTATTACTTCATTTAGAAAAAAATAACCACGCTAAGCTATCTGCATATTATGGCAAAGCAATTGATGAAAACTATATTACAGAGATATTACCTCATCAAATTTCATAA